From Perca flavescens isolate YP-PL-M2 unplaced genomic scaffold, PFLA_1.0 EPR50_1.1_unplaced_scaf_6, whole genome shotgun sequence, the proteins below share one genomic window:
- the LOC114552047 gene encoding RLA class II histocompatibility antigen, DP alpha-1 chain, with protein sequence MKMMKMMKMMKMMKMMKMMMVLSGLLCVSADVFHEDFAITGCSDSDGEFMYALDGEEKWVADFINQRGVEPHPSFIDNFNYQEGAYEQAVANQQVCRQNLKNARIGMKDLPVEHDAPSSPMVYTKESVELGEKNTLICYVTGFYPAPVIFSWTKNGENITEGSSTNVPYPNKDGSFNQFSRLEFIPQLGDIYSCRVHHLALDHPLTRIWDVEKTQPGIGPAVFCGLGLTVGLLGVAAGTFFLIKGNECS encoded by the exons atgaagatgatgaagatgatgaagatgatgaagatgatgaagatgatgaagatgatgatggtCCTCTCTGgtctcctctgtgtctcagCTGACG TGTTTCATGAGGACTTTGCTATCACCGGCTGTTCAGACTCTGATGGAGAGTTTATGTATGCTCTGGATGGAGAAGAGAAGTGGGTCGCAGACTTCATCAACCAGAGAGGAGTGGAGCCTCATCCCAGTTTCATAGATAACTTTAACTACCAAGAAGGAGCTTATGAACAAGCTGTGGCTAATCAACAGGTCTGCAGACAGAACCTGAAGAATGCCCGTATAGGCATGAAGGACCTCCCAGTGGAGCATG ATGCTCCTTCCAGTCCGATGGTGTACACCAAAGAATCCGTGGAGCTCGGAGAGAAGAACACCCTCATCTGTTATGTGACTGGTTTCTATCCTGCTCCTGTCATCTTCTCCTGGACAAAGAACGGAGAGAACATCACCGAAGGAAGCAGCACCAACGTTCCCTACCCCAACAAAGATGGTTCCTTCAACCAGTTCTCCAGACTGGAGTTCATCCCACAGCTGGGAGACATCTACAGCTGTAGAGTCCACCATCTGGCCCTGGACCACCCACTGACCAGAATCTGGG atgtggagaaGACTCAGCCCGGTATTGGACCAGCAGTTTTCTGTGGACTGGGTCTGACTGTCGGTCTGCTCGGTGTGGCTGCTGGAACCTTCTTCCTTATCAAAGGAAACGAGTGCAGCTGA